One genomic segment of Novisyntrophococcus fermenticellae includes these proteins:
- a CDS encoding glycoside hydrolase family 32 protein: protein MTKLYYQEPGTWFGDCMPWAHDGIFYLFHQRDNRNPKPFGEPFGWDLSVTRDFVHYEDKGVAIPRGSMDEQDQFIFAGSVFEAEGSFHAFYTGYNRDYEGMGKNPQVLMHAVSSDLIHLEKTNDDLTFSPQEGYDPGDWRDPFVLWNEEENQYLLLLGTRKNSPKTAQTGCTVYFTSPDLKNWEFKGDFFSPGLYTMHEMPDLFRIGDWWYHVISEYSDRDRMIYRMSKSIYGPWITPEDDAFDGRAYYAARTCAMNGRRFLFGWVPTREDCTDTGNFEWAGTFMAHEVYQRTDGTLGVKVPDEVWNTFENEEQLPDIRISSQGERTSKIPDVKSGDIFRLDATISLETKVKDFGLRFYENTEDGQAYQYHFLSGEERVLFEKNPNWPWYQCMNLGLERPIHLEEGKTYHIQLIVDDTVSTLYVNGIALNARFYTKPGESISFFVTDGTVTVKDIHIARGLTK, encoded by the coding sequence ATGACAAAATTATATTATCAGGAACCGGGGACATGGTTTGGTGACTGTATGCCCTGGGCTCATGATGGAATCTTCTATCTGTTTCATCAAAGGGATAACCGGAACCCAAAACCATTTGGAGAACCCTTTGGATGGGATCTCTCAGTTACCCGGGACTTTGTGCACTACGAAGATAAGGGCGTAGCGATTCCCAGAGGCAGCATGGACGAGCAGGACCAGTTTATATTTGCCGGTTCTGTGTTTGAGGCCGAAGGCAGTTTCCACGCCTTCTATACGGGTTATAACAGAGATTATGAAGGTATGGGGAAAAATCCCCAGGTTTTGATGCATGCGGTCAGCAGTGATTTGATTCATTTGGAAAAAACAAATGACGATCTGACATTTTCCCCTCAGGAAGGATATGATCCGGGTGACTGGCGGGATCCTTTCGTCCTTTGGAATGAAGAAGAAAACCAGTACTTACTCCTTCTGGGGACCAGAAAAAACTCTCCTAAAACAGCCCAGACAGGCTGTACCGTATATTTCACCTCTCCCGATTTGAAAAACTGGGAATTCAAAGGCGATTTTTTTTCACCCGGATTATACACCATGCATGAGATGCCGGACTTATTCCGGATTGGCGACTGGTGGTATCATGTGATATCCGAATACAGCGACAGAGACCGTATGATATACCGTATGTCCAAAAGCATCTACGGACCATGGATCACACCGGAAGACGATGCTTTTGACGGCAGAGCTTATTATGCGGCACGAACCTGTGCGATGAACGGAAGACGATTTTTATTCGGATGGGTTCCCACACGGGAAGATTGCACAGACACCGGAAACTTTGAATGGGCCGGCACCTTTATGGCTCATGAAGTGTACCAGAGGACGGATGGAACGCTTGGGGTAAAGGTTCCCGATGAGGTATGGAATACCTTCGAGAATGAAGAACAGCTTCCCGATATACGTATTTCTTCCCAAGGGGAGCGGACTTCAAAAATTCCGGATGTAAAGAGCGGTGATATCTTCCGCCTTGACGCAACCATTTCTCTGGAAACGAAGGTAAAAGACTTCGGACTTCGTTTTTATGAAAATACCGAAGACGGGCAGGCATACCAGTATCACTTCCTGTCAGGGGAAGAAAGAGTTCTGTTTGAGAAAAATCCGAACTGGCCCTGGTATCAGTGCATGAATCTTGGCTTGGAAAGACCAATCCATCTGGAGGAAGGAAAGACATATCATATACAACTGATTGTGGATGATACAGTATCAACATTATATGTAAATGGAATCGCATTGAATGCACGGTTCTATACAAAACCGGGGGAAAGCATCTCCTTCTTTGTAACAGATGGTACAGTCACAGTAAAAGATATCCACATCGCCCGTGGATTAACAAAATAA
- a CDS encoding carbohydrate ABC transporter permease, whose product MERRKHKTAYVQTIILVVFACISLYPLLYLIGYSLKTNDEIFYSNPFGLPLSPQWINYVKAITTFDVLTYFKNSVLTTVVSLAGIFTLILPFSYAVARMQWKLKGLATMFISIGLFIPLQVSLIPLSVLIKNMGMANTYGALILPYIAFNIAFPFMILSVAFRALPRELEEAAFIDGASVYRTFFSIMLPLVKPAIASAMLFAALGIWNEYILPTVMISSDSLKTLPAGLATFVGQHSTNWGAMGATMMMASIPTIILYLCFSEKIENSLTVGGAVKG is encoded by the coding sequence ATGGAAAGAAGAAAGCATAAAACAGCCTATGTCCAGACAATCATCCTGGTGGTGTTTGCCTGCATCAGCCTGTATCCCTTACTTTACCTGATTGGCTATTCGTTAAAGACAAATGATGAGATATTTTACAGCAATCCATTTGGCCTTCCTTTATCCCCGCAATGGATAAACTACGTAAAGGCAATCACTACCTTTGATGTGCTCACCTATTTCAAGAACAGCGTCCTAACGACAGTGGTATCATTGGCGGGGATTTTTACACTGATACTTCCCTTTTCCTATGCAGTCGCCAGAATGCAATGGAAACTGAAGGGCCTTGCAACAATGTTTATTTCCATCGGATTATTTATACCATTACAGGTAAGCTTGATTCCTCTGTCTGTCCTGATTAAGAATATGGGCATGGCGAATACTTATGGCGCATTGATTTTGCCTTATATTGCATTTAACATAGCCTTCCCATTTATGATCTTGTCCGTGGCCTTTCGGGCACTGCCCAGAGAACTGGAAGAGGCGGCGTTTATAGATGGAGCAAGTGTATACCGAACCTTCTTCTCCATCATGCTGCCTCTGGTAAAGCCGGCCATTGCTTCGGCTATGCTTTTCGCAGCATTGGGGATTTGGAATGAATATATCCTCCCCACAGTTATGATTTCAAGCGACAGCCTTAAAACACTCCCCGCAGGCTTGGCAACCTTTGTCGGCCAGCACAGCACAAACTGGGGAGCGATGGGGGCTACTATGATGATGGCAAGTATACCGACAATCATTCTTTATCTATGCTTCAGCGAAAAAATTGAAAACTCCCTCACCGTTGGCGGAGCCGTGAAAGGATAA
- a CDS encoding carbohydrate ABC transporter permease: MNKMLADKKAIFIFTMPCLVFFGVIAFYPVLQTMVKSFYDWDGLTTGTFTGLDNYVRLFQDRVFWRSFRNGMIVAAVLVVLEVIVGLFLTLVLMNPKIKCRKFIRSSLFIPVVLSVTVVCQLWSSILNPEIGLINRVFEMLGSSYRQDWLSNKNIAIYIIAFVNAWQYMGYQFVIIYSSANSIPTDYLEAASIDGASRWQSNFHILIPMLKDTMRTSLIFAITGGFNIYAQMQLLTQGGPGTATYSLTYMTFRSAFKLRKYGYGCTSAVLLILQCLLAIGVINIVLGERKERDAYGKKKA; encoded by the coding sequence ATGAATAAAATGTTGGCGGATAAAAAAGCAATTTTTATTTTCACGATGCCATGCCTGGTTTTTTTCGGAGTGATAGCCTTTTATCCGGTTTTGCAGACGATGGTAAAAAGTTTCTATGACTGGGACGGCCTGACCACAGGAACGTTTACAGGTCTTGATAACTATGTCAGATTATTTCAAGACAGAGTGTTCTGGCGTTCCTTTCGTAACGGTATGATTGTTGCTGCTGTACTTGTTGTTCTGGAGGTCATTGTAGGTCTGTTTTTGACTCTGGTATTGATGAACCCTAAAATCAAATGCAGAAAGTTTATCAGAAGCAGTCTCTTTATCCCAGTGGTCTTATCTGTTACAGTGGTCTGCCAGCTTTGGTCCTCTATATTGAATCCGGAAATAGGATTAATTAACCGAGTTTTTGAGATGCTGGGAAGCTCCTATCGCCAAGATTGGCTTTCAAATAAAAACATAGCCATCTACATCATTGCTTTTGTGAATGCATGGCAGTATATGGGATATCAGTTTGTAATTATCTATTCTTCTGCCAACTCCATTCCTACAGACTACCTGGAAGCAGCCAGTATCGATGGGGCCAGCAGATGGCAGAGCAATTTTCATATTTTAATACCTATGCTGAAAGATACGATGAGAACCAGTCTGATCTTTGCAATCACCGGCGGATTCAACATCTATGCGCAGATGCAGTTACTGACCCAGGGCGGGCCGGGAACAGCTACTTACAGTCTCACATATATGACATTCCGCAGCGCCTTTAAACTGCGTAAATACGGATACGGATGTACATCGGCAGTTTTATTGATTTTACAGTGCCTGCTTGCGATCGGAGTGATCAATATAGTTCTGGGAGAAAGAAAGGAGAGGGATGCATATGGAAAGAAGAAAGCATAA
- a CDS encoding ABC transporter substrate-binding protein produces the protein MKKKSISLFLTGILLASTLAGCGNNAEKAPEKKAESGSTETSGQESGTDVSRTLKLYTHYGEGEKESVDYAIKKVQEKYPNIKFEIEAHAQDDGQTLKTRAATGDMPDIAHVNAGDVEALSASGSLLNLDELIKSTGYSDKLLDSAKDLPYYDDGTAYIFPDGGASAILLYYNKKVFEDNNIKIPTNYEELSEAAEQLKAKDIIPCSIFAKEGFVIGAFFDMFALKYNEGGIKALSEAEAHASDDGYSKAIDKMMKLVDSDFFEAGSTSTDYDTAQSLFTSGKAAMFINGDWDISSLEEKLGDDLGYFESYPTADAGKEQEQNYYAFSGGFTYEGYAISADTKDQELVADVAALLAEASVEGNYIYQAKIPAIMDVDPSLTPVKEIPALAKTEAEEIKKMVFKTTWTHTMKNVDFSTPFVELLQEMLTGMDADELKTSIDDLVDSVGGQE, from the coding sequence ATGAAGAAAAAAAGCATCAGCCTGTTTTTAACCGGAATACTGTTAGCATCTACGTTAGCCGGATGTGGGAACAACGCAGAAAAAGCACCGGAAAAGAAAGCAGAATCCGGCAGTACAGAAACTTCCGGCCAGGAATCGGGAACAGATGTCAGCAGGACGCTGAAACTGTATACACACTACGGAGAGGGCGAAAAAGAATCCGTAGATTATGCCATAAAAAAGGTGCAGGAAAAGTATCCTAATATCAAGTTTGAAATAGAAGCCCACGCGCAGGATGACGGTCAGACGCTGAAAACACGGGCCGCCACAGGTGATATGCCTGATATTGCGCATGTAAATGCAGGTGATGTTGAAGCCTTGTCCGCAAGCGGAAGTCTGCTGAATCTTGATGAGCTGATCAAATCGACAGGCTATTCTGATAAATTGCTGGATTCGGCAAAGGACTTACCTTATTATGATGATGGCACGGCATACATTTTCCCGGACGGCGGTGCATCAGCAATTCTTTTATACTATAACAAAAAGGTATTTGAAGACAATAATATTAAGATTCCCACTAATTATGAGGAACTGTCGGAAGCTGCAGAACAGCTGAAGGCAAAAGATATTATTCCCTGCTCTATCTTTGCAAAGGAAGGATTTGTAATCGGCGCCTTCTTTGACATGTTTGCTTTGAAGTATAACGAGGGTGGAATTAAAGCACTTTCTGAAGCGGAGGCTCATGCATCGGATGATGGATATTCTAAAGCAATTGATAAGATGATGAAGCTTGTGGATAGCGACTTTTTTGAAGCCGGGAGTACCTCTACGGATTACGATACAGCCCAGAGCCTGTTTACCTCCGGTAAAGCGGCCATGTTCATCAATGGTGACTGGGACATCTCTTCTCTGGAAGAAAAGCTGGGGGACGATCTGGGATATTTTGAATCTTATCCTACGGCGGATGCCGGTAAAGAACAGGAGCAGAACTATTATGCATTTTCCGGTGGCTTTACTTATGAAGGCTATGCCATTTCTGCAGATACCAAGGACCAGGAGCTTGTGGCCGATGTAGCTGCTCTTTTGGCCGAAGCTTCTGTTGAAGGCAACTATATCTATCAGGCCAAAATACCGGCCATCATGGATGTGGATCCGTCTCTGACACCAGTAAAAGAAATTCCGGCGCTGGCAAAAACCGAGGCGGAAGAGATAAAGAAGATGGTTTTCAAAACCACCTGGACACATACCATGAAAAATGTGGACTTTTCAACTCCTTTTGTCGAACTTCTTCAGGAAATGCTGACGGGTATGGATGCAGATGAGTTGAAGACCTCTATCGATGATCTTGTTGACTCTGTAGGCGGACAGGAGTGA